One window of Watersipora subatra chromosome 3, tzWatSuba1.1, whole genome shotgun sequence genomic DNA carries:
- the LOC137391060 gene encoding cilia- and flagella-associated protein 184-like — protein sequence MADEEQVPAAGSPQVADENTTVEETVAEPATEEQQLVQNDQPVDGDAPLQTDATESAASTAQEVDKNKEEKPEGESSPAEVAADNAEQPSGDGEVPAEGTEETPAAKSSELAEGEEPLTDGEIIPSEDAAKAEDVAQGSRVGSQAESTVGEGDPAAENVQASETFQEGEEVPKEEGAEATAAEEESPKTEEEAAQDTAATPVPQSDTFADGEKPESPAPHVGEVLSRETSPSSNEQQEAAEGERTFSPPVANSPRESQAEEHFDVEALEEEIISPEQDREALVEMYHAAIAEREQFQQQNHQLQHKLAEYFKKKKSDEQKAESIDKNEADQEQRYLKYMSQLEELRAEDQQIRNMYMMEIEELEQKCEEKKQEVDAHRAKFVEFKHQVALNALNSRSGKPIPPKDIEQYLSAEDRKDQEVIGVRLENIKLKNKLKKKEQQLKSKEELADGLHLIDFEQLKIENQTYNEKIEERNEELLKLRKKITNTVQVLTHLKEKLQFVQGENSLLKNKLKDVEGAVAQKRDVLTRTKQARDALRIDNHRLRQNCGLLGNEPLLRDFEERKDEADALKDRLERLKMQHAELTLNTSSVRRKIEQIKATEQS from the exons ATGGCCGACGAAGAGCAA GTTCCCGCAGCAGGTTCACCTCAAGTGGCTGATGAAAATACGACTGTAGAAGAGACAGTGGCTGAGCCTGCAACAGAAGAACAACAGCTAGTTCAAAATGACCAACCTGTAGACGGTGACGCACCTCTTCAAACAGACGCTACAGAATCCGCTGCTTCAACAG ctcaagaagttgataaaaataaagAGGAGAAACCTGAAGGAGAAAGTAGTCCTGCAGAAGTAGCAGCAGATAATGCTGAACAACCTTCAGGAGATGGTGAGGTGCCTGCAGAAGGGACCGAAGAGACACCTGCTGCAAAAAGTTCAGAACTTGCAGAGGGAGAAGAACCACTAACAGATGGTGAAATCATACCTTCAGAAGATGCTGCAAAAGCTGAAGATG TAGCCCAAGGGAGCCGAGTTGGTAGTCAAGCAGAGAGCACTGTGGGAGAAGGTGATCCTGCAGCAGAAAATGTGCAGGCTAGTGAAACTTTTCAGGAAGGAGAGGAAGTACCAAAAGAAGAAGGGGCAGAGGCTActgctgcagaagaagagtcTCCAAAAACAGAAGAGGAAGCAGCTCAGGATACCGCCGCCACCCCAGTTCCTCAA AGCGATACGTTTGCTGATGGTGAAAAGCCAGAATCTCCAGCACCGCATGTTGGCGAAGTTTTATCACGAGAAACTTCTCCGTCAAGTAATGAACAGCAGGAAGCTGCTGAAGGTGAACGAACCTTTTCACCACCAGTCGCTAACTCACCAAGGGAGAGTCAAGCAGAAGAACATTTTGATGTTGAAGCTCTGGAAGAAGAGATAATTTCTCCTGAACAAGACCGAGAAGCGCTAGTAGAAATGTACCAT GCAGCCATAGCTGAGAGAGAACAATTCCAACAGCAGAATCATCAGCTGCAACACAAACTTGCAGAAtacttcaaaaagaaaaaatctgATGAACAAAAAGCAGAATCGATCGACAAAAATGAAGCTGATCAAGAGCAGCGCTATTTGAAATACAtgt CACAACTGGAAGAGTTAAGGGCAGAGGACCAGCAGATAAGAAACATGTATATGATGGAGATTGAAGAACTAGAGCAAAAATGTGAGGAGAAGAAACAGGAAGTTGATGCTCACAGAGCAAAGTTCGTTGAATTCAAACATCAAGTTGCACTGAATGCTTTAAACAGCAGATCTGGAAAACCTATTCCTCCAAAG GATATTGAACAGTATTTATCGGCTGAAGATAGAAAGGACCAAGAGGTTATTGGAGTACGTTTAGAAAAcatcaaactaaaaaacaagTTGAAGAAAAAAGAACAGCAACTGAAATCCAAG GAGGAATTGGCGGATGGTTTACACTTAATCGACTTTGAGCAGCTGAAAATAGAAAATCAGACGTACAATGAAAAGATTGAAGAGAGAAATGAAGAGTTGCTTAAACTGCGTAAAAAGATTACTAACACAGTACAAGTACTTACACACCTCAAGGAGAAACTACAGTTTGTTCAGGGAGAGAATAGCTTGCTGAAGAACAAATTGAAAGATGTTGAAGGTGCTGTAGCTCAg AAAAGAGATGTTCTTACTCGAACCAAGCAGGCAAGAGATGCTCTCCGAATAGATAACCATCGGCTCAGACAGAACTGCGGCTTACTCGGCAATGAGCCCCTCTTGAGAGACTTTGAAGAGCGAAAAGACGAAGCTGATGCTCTTAAAGATAGGCTAGAGCGGTTAAAAATGCAACACGCTGAACTAACTTTAAACACATCAAGCGTGCGTAGAAAAATAGAGCAGATCAAGGCAACTGAACAAAGTTAA